The DNA sequence TGGGCGGGCGTGGTGCCGCGCTGGCGGTAGTCGGGGCCGTCCACCCGGTGCGTCTCGAAGCGCTCGGCGATGCCCTGAATCTGACGCTGGAAGTCGGCGGCGTTGAAGCGGCCCTGCCCCAGCGCGCCGGGCTCGGTGTTGCTGGTGGCGACCACGCTGGTTCCGGCGGGCATCAGTTGGCCCAGGAAGGTATTTGCCATGTGGGTGTTGCCGGGGTCGTCCAGCTCGAATTCGTCGATCAGGAGCAGGTCGTGGCCGCGAAAGGTCTCCACCGCGCGGGTCATGCCCAGCGCGCCGATCACGTACATCAGGTCCTGGAAGCTCATCAGGGCGCGCCGCCCCTCCGCCGCGTGGTACGTGCTGGCAAGGAGGTGCGTCTTGCCCACCCCGAAGCCTCCGTCGAGGTACAGGCCGCGGCCCTCGGGCTTGGCGCGGCGGAAGAGGCGGAAGCCGCCGGGGCGCACCTGGGCCCCCTTCAGGAAGGCCTGGAGGCTGGTTCGCGCCTCCTCCTGGCTGGGGTAGGCGGGGTTGGGGCGGTAATTCTCGAAGCGCACGTCCCGGAAGCGGGCGCTGGGGGCGAGGCTCGCCGTCAATTCCTCTGGGGTGAGGGTGGGGGTGCGGGAGAGGAGGTCAATCATGGGTGAAGTGATGAGGCATAAGGGGTTGAGTGGGCGGGAGAGGGGGCGGCGGGGACCGAAAGTGGGGGGGCGGCGAGAGCGGGGCCCCTTCTCCCCTCCCATCGCCGGGCGCCCGTCACCGATGCACTTCCAGTTCCACCTTGAAATTCCCGCGCCGGGTCTCGTTCACCACTCGTTTGAAGTCGATGCGGCCGATCCCCTCGGCGCTGAGGCTGTCGCCCTCCCGGATTTCGGAGCTGGAGCGGGCGGGCTGGCCGTTGAGCCGCACCTTGCCGCCGTCGATGCC is a window from the Deinococcus apachensis DSM 19763 genome containing:
- the zapE gene encoding cell division protein ZapE — encoded protein: MIDLLSRTPTLTPEELTASLAPSARFRDVRFENYRPNPAYPSQEEARTSLQAFLKGAQVRPGGFRLFRRAKPEGRGLYLDGGFGVGKTHLLASTYHAAEGRRALMSFQDLMYVIGALGMTRAVETFRGHDLLLIDEFELDDPGNTHMANTFLGQLMPAGTSVVATSNTEPGALGQGRFNAADFQRQIQGIAERFETHRVDGPDYRQRGTTPAQPLRPEEFRAWLSRQPDATLAVVSHRDLNRHLLEVHPSRFARLLAGVEALGVTDLAPMPDQNVALRFVHFIDKLYDLGLRAAFTGVPLGQLFSETYRHGAYAKKYSRCLSRLSELLHEAWA